From one Mycolicibacterium sp. HK-90 genomic stretch:
- the rsmA gene encoding 16S rRNA (adenine(1518)-N(6)/adenine(1519)-N(6))-dimethyltransferase RsmA: MTIRLLGRTEIRRLAKEIDFRPRKAFGQNFVHDANTVRRIVSASGIHRNDHVLEVGPGLGSLTLPLLDRGAKVTAIEIDPVLAKQLPATIADHSHSEINRLTVINQDILTLMPSDLTEQPTALVANLPYNVAVPALLHLLAEFPSIRTVMVMVQAEVAERLAAEPGGKDYGVPSAKVRFYGNVRRHGMVSPTVFWPIPRVYSGLVRIDRYETSPWPTDAAFRDEVFQLIDIGFAQRRKTSRNAFADWAGSGNESAERLLAASIDPSRRGETLGIADFVRLLQRAKEAEGEAAAKIEAAQKA, encoded by the coding sequence CTGACTATTCGACTGCTCGGGCGGACCGAGATACGACGCTTGGCGAAAGAAATCGACTTTCGGCCACGCAAGGCCTTTGGCCAGAACTTTGTCCACGATGCCAACACCGTTCGGCGCATTGTGTCGGCCTCCGGTATTCACCGGAACGACCATGTGCTGGAGGTCGGACCGGGCCTCGGGTCGCTGACCCTGCCCCTGCTCGATCGCGGCGCGAAGGTCACCGCCATCGAGATCGACCCGGTGTTGGCAAAGCAACTGCCGGCCACCATCGCCGATCATTCGCACAGCGAGATCAACCGGCTGACGGTCATCAATCAGGACATCCTGACGCTGATGCCGTCCGATCTGACCGAGCAGCCCACCGCGCTCGTGGCGAACCTGCCGTACAACGTGGCGGTGCCTGCGCTGCTTCACCTGTTGGCCGAGTTCCCGTCCATCCGCACGGTGATGGTCATGGTGCAGGCCGAGGTGGCCGAGCGCCTGGCGGCCGAACCCGGTGGCAAGGACTACGGGGTGCCCAGTGCCAAGGTGCGTTTCTACGGAAACGTGCGCCGGCACGGCATGGTGTCGCCCACGGTGTTCTGGCCGATTCCGCGGGTGTACTCCGGGCTGGTCCGCATCGACCGGTACGAGACCTCGCCGTGGCCCACCGACGCTGCCTTCCGCGATGAGGTGTTCCAGCTCATCGACATCGGGTTCGCGCAGCGCCGCAAGACCTCGCGCAACGCGTTCGCGGACTGGGCGGGTTCGGGCAACGAGTCGGCGGAGCGGCTGCTGGCCGCCAGCATCGACCCGTCGCGCCGCGGTGAGACGCTCGGGATCGCCG
- a CDS encoding resuscitation-promoting factor, giving the protein MEALNKLHESRSPLLRGVVGALLVTLTAAGGYAVGSHKTVTLSVDGAPMTVTTMKSRVIDVVEENGFSVGDRDDLYPAAEESVDQADTIVLRRSRPLQLSLDGQDSKQVWTTASTVDEALAQLRMTDKAPAAASRGSRVPLGGMALPVVSARTVHIDDGGKASTVHLAAPNVAGLLAAAGTPLEQNDTVVPAASAPVTEGMHVQVTRMRIEKVTERVPLAPGNQRIEDVELNMSRQVVEEPGAPGTQDVTYAVAKVNGVETGRLPVANVVITPARDGVLRVGAKPGTEVPPVSNAATWDALAQCEAGGNWAINTGNGFFGGVQFDQNTWERQGGLRYAPRADLATREEQIAIATVTQARQGWGAWPTCSGRIGAR; this is encoded by the coding sequence ATGGAAGCGCTCAACAAACTTCATGAATCTCGATCGCCGCTGCTGCGTGGCGTGGTCGGGGCCCTACTGGTCACGCTCACCGCGGCCGGTGGTTACGCCGTCGGATCGCACAAGACCGTCACGCTGAGCGTCGACGGGGCGCCGATGACGGTGACGACGATGAAGTCGCGGGTGATCGATGTGGTCGAGGAGAACGGATTTTCCGTTGGCGATCGCGATGATCTTTACCCCGCCGCCGAGGAGTCCGTGGACCAGGCCGACACCATCGTCCTGCGCCGCAGCCGGCCGCTGCAATTGTCGCTCGATGGTCAGGACAGCAAGCAGGTGTGGACCACCGCCTCGACCGTGGACGAGGCCCTGGCGCAGCTGAGGATGACGGACAAGGCGCCGGCTGCCGCCTCGCGCGGCAGCAGGGTGCCGCTGGGCGGCATGGCACTGCCCGTGGTGAGCGCCAGGACCGTCCACATCGACGACGGCGGCAAGGCCTCCACGGTTCATCTGGCGGCGCCGAACGTGGCCGGTCTGCTGGCCGCCGCGGGGACCCCGCTGGAGCAGAACGACACCGTCGTCCCGGCGGCATCGGCCCCGGTCACCGAGGGTATGCACGTCCAGGTGACGCGCATGCGTATCGAGAAGGTCACCGAGCGGGTTCCGCTGGCGCCGGGCAATCAGCGCATCGAAGACGTCGAGCTCAACATGAGCCGCCAGGTCGTCGAGGAGCCGGGCGCCCCAGGAACCCAGGACGTGACCTACGCGGTGGCGAAGGTGAACGGTGTGGAGACGGGCAGGCTGCCAGTAGCCAATGTCGTGATCACGCCGGCGCGCGACGGCGTGCTGAGGGTCGGAGCAAAGCCGGGCACCGAAGTCCCGCCGGTCTCCAATGCCGCCACGTGGGACGCTCTCGCCCAGTGCGAAGCGGGAGGTAACTGGGCCATTAACACAGGTAACGGATTCTTCGGCGGCGTCCAATTCGATCAAAACACCTGGGAGCGACAGGGTGGTCTGCGGTATGCTCCGAGGGCCGATCTGGCGACAAGAGAAGAGCAGATTGCGATTGCTACGGTGACGCAGGCCCGGCAGGGATGGGGAGCTTGGCCGACGTGTAGCGGGAGGATTGGGGCGCGCTGA
- a CDS encoding TatD family hydrolase, producing MGSKRTAREKPPVPEPLAPLVDAHTHLDACGAQTAEDVRAIMDRAAAVGVGQAVTIADDLDSARWVTTAVEADDRVYGAVALHPTRANALDDAARAEVERLAAHPRVVAVGETGMDLYWPGRLDGCATPAEQREGFAWHIDLAKRIGKPLMIHNRDADAEVLDVLRAEGAPETVIFHCFSSGPEMAHTCVEAGWVLSLSGTVSFKNAAELREAARLIPPGQMLVETDAPFLTPHPFRGAPNEPYCLPYTVRALAELLDRPAEEVASETAATAARVYGLNGSGRA from the coding sequence GTGGGTTCGAAACGCACAGCCAGGGAGAAGCCGCCCGTCCCGGAGCCGTTGGCGCCGTTGGTCGACGCGCACACCCACCTCGACGCGTGTGGCGCGCAGACCGCTGAGGATGTCCGCGCGATCATGGACCGCGCGGCCGCCGTCGGGGTCGGCCAGGCGGTCACCATCGCCGATGACCTGGACTCGGCACGCTGGGTGACCACCGCCGTCGAGGCCGATGACCGGGTCTATGGCGCGGTGGCGCTGCATCCCACCCGGGCCAACGCACTCGACGACGCGGCCAGGGCCGAGGTGGAGCGGCTGGCCGCGCATCCCCGCGTGGTCGCGGTCGGGGAGACCGGGATGGACCTGTACTGGCCTGGTCGGTTGGACGGCTGCGCGACGCCGGCCGAGCAGCGGGAGGGCTTCGCCTGGCACATCGACCTGGCCAAGCGCATCGGCAAGCCGCTGATGATCCACAACCGCGACGCCGACGCCGAGGTGCTCGACGTGCTGCGCGCCGAGGGGGCGCCCGAGACAGTGATCTTCCACTGCTTCTCCTCCGGACCGGAGATGGCCCACACCTGTGTCGAGGCCGGGTGGGTGTTGAGTCTTTCGGGCACCGTCAGCTTCAAGAATGCCGCTGAGCTGCGCGAAGCGGCCCGGCTGATCCCGCCGGGCCAGATGCTCGTCGAGACCGATGCACCATTTCTCACCCCGCATCCGTTCCGCGGAGCACCGAACGAGCCGTATTGCCTGCCATACACTGTCCGGGCACTCGCAGAGTTGCTGGACCGGCCCGCCGAGGAGGTCGCGTCCGAGACCGCAGCCACTGCGGCGCGGGTGTACGGACTTAACGGGAGCGGCCGGGCCTAG